GCTACCATATAACTGGAAAGGCCAATAATGTCAGCAAACAGAAGGCCTTATATGTATAATCTCAGCATTGTGAATCTTCGTCAATTTTGGTAGTTGATAGTGTTATGTTATGTTCTGATAAATAGTGTATATGTTCAATAAATTGAATGGTGGTACCGAATTTTATTTTTGATTGTAATCCATATGATTTAGAAATTCTTGATTTAAAAAAGAAAGAGGCTGCGTAATAGTATTCATGAAAACTAGACAGAATGAGCATTTCTGCTAACTCTGTGGTACACGAACGGCGAAATTACACAGCTATTACTATCGATTATTTAAAGATTTACCAGTATTTGACAATAAGACGCTAATAAAATTAAAATGCAAAAATCTTTACTGCGGAAATCAATCTTGCAAACGAAAGATCTTTGTTGAATGCTTTAATGATACCTTTGACAGGTATCGTAGAACTATAATCAAGTTACATCAAAAACTTTTAAAGATTGCGCTGTTAATCGGTGTCAATATGGGAAACAAATTATCTCAAACGTTTAATATTCCAACCAGTAATTCAACTTTTATTAGACTAATTCATAGGCAGGAATTGTATCAAAGGTTTAATGTAATTGAAGTCGGTATTGATGATTGGGCATTTAAAAAAGGATACAATTATGTTATTGCTATTGTTGATCTGGTGGAAAGGAAGATCATTGATTTATTACCGGACCGAGAAGAAAAGACGGTAGAAAATTGGCTATGTGGGAGACCTAATATAAATATTGTAACTCGTGACCGCTTTTCACGTTATGCCAAAGGCGTTACAAATGGTGCAACTCAGGCTACTCAAATTGCTGATCGTTGGCATATAATTAAAAACATGGGCGAAGCGGTAACTAAGCTATTAGAAAGGATCCGACAAAGTATAAGACCAGAATTAACGTCAAAAAATATAAGCGATGAGGAATATATACAATCTGGAGATCAATCGTTAACTCAGTCTGTTTCTGGTTCTATATCAAAGCGCAATACTCAACTTGAGCAAATCAAGCAGCATTATAAGAATAAGGTACCTATTCAAACTATAGCAAAAATAGTAGGTGTCAGTAGAAATACTGTAAAGAAATATTTGTATTTAAATAAGCCTCCTCCAAAGATACCTGCAAGAAGTAATTTGACTGAATATGTGGATTACATTAAATCCAGGATAAGACAGGACTCCAACATTGAAATTCTTCAATTATGGAATGAAGTTAAAGAAAAAGGATATAATGGCAGTAGAACAGTATTTTATGAACATCTAAAAGGGTATAGTAAGGGTAAGCGTAATCCTATGATTTCTCCTACATCAATTCCTTATTGGTCCGCCCGAAAGGTGAGAATATTACTATACCGTAAGAAAAGACAATTGTCCACCTCCGAAAATGAATTGCTCAATAAATTAAAAACTCCATCAGAGGATATTCAATCTGCGGCATCCTTTGTAAGCAGATTTAAAAATTTATTAGAGAGAATAACGGAAGTGGGCTTCAGGATTGGTTGGATGATTTAACCAATAATAGTTTAAAAGAGCTTAAAAGTTTTGCGAAAGGATTATTACCAGACTTGACAGCAGTGGTTAATGCTATTTCTTTGACATGGAGTAATAGACAGGTTGAAGGACAAATCAATAAGCTTAAGACAATAAAACGCCAAATGTACGGGCGGGCTTTAATTTATTGCGAAAACGCTTAGTGCTTCAAATTGATTAACCACCAAAATTAACGAAGAACCTTAAGAATACACAACAGATTAGGTATCCCTATTCTAAACTTCCCACAAATGTATACAGGCGTCTCATTCTATTTATGAGACGCCTGTATGCATTAAGAATAACTTTTATTTAAACATTTTCTTAGTAACCAATATTCTGAACTAAATTATAATCTGCAACTAACTCAGACTTACTTAATGGCCAATATGCCCAATTTTCACTCCATGTTCCTCCTTTCTCAGAGGTTACAGATTGCATCACTTCATTAATTTTACCCATACGCCTCAAGTCAAACCATCTGTGGCCCCATTCAGTAAATAATTCAACCTGCCGTTCATGCAAAATTGCTTCAAGTAAACTATCTTTTGTCAAATTCATGAAATTGCTCAAACCTGCTCTTTTTCGAATTGTATTTAAATCAGATTTACCTTCCTCAAAACGATTTAACTGTACTCTTGCCTCTGCTCTTATCAGATATTGCTCTCCCAAACGAAATACTGTTTCATACTCCGAATTTTGACCTGGAGATGTCTGTGCTCCTGACTTGTACTTTTTAGCATAATAATATACATTGCCGCTTTTATCCATAACTGTATCGGTCCAATGAGTTTTTCTTTGATCACCCTCTTCAAAACTTTCCACTACATGATGGCTAAGATAAATTGGGTATTTAGAACTATTGGGACCTCCTGAAGGCAGAATAAATAAATTACCCTCACCTGTATTTCCTTGTGTATTAAATACATTTTGTAATTGCCATATACTTTCCTTGCTATTTATCAAGAAAACATTATCAAGTGAATCTAACTGAAATAATGATGATTCATTAATAACTTCTGTAGCTAATTGTTCTGATAACAAATAATCTTTATGATATAAATATACTCTTGAAAGTAACGCCTTTGCAGCCCATTTACTTGGTCTGACACGTTGATCGGTAGAAATACTTACATTTCCTGATCTGAAATCTTCGCTCAGGAGTTCTTCAGCATCAGACAAATCTGCAATCATTTGAGAATATATTTTATCAACATCTTGCCTGCCTAATATTTGATTAACTAAAGGATCAGTACTAATAACCAAAGGAACTTTACCATATAAATTAACTAGATAAAAATAACAAAAAGCGCGTACAAACTTAGCCTCACCTAATAATTGTTGTTGCGTTGATTTCGTTAATAATTGATTTGAGCTTAATCCTTCAATAGCTGAATTTGCAGCAAAAATAATAGAATAATTCAAGCTCCATACCCCCGTACTTATATCAGCGTTCAAAGAATTAGTATAAAAGGTGTTATATGTTGATAAAGATTTATTAAATAAAGTTAATTCATCTGCTAATAATCCTGCATATGCATATAATGTTGAGACGGAAACATCAGTCACTTGATTATATGTGCTAAAAATACCATAGATGTGAGTTAATGTTGCTGAGGCAGTAGCATCATTATTAAACACATTATCTTTATTAATATTTGTATATGGCGGATCAACCTCCACAAGTTTAGAGCAGGAAGACCATAACATTACAAGTGCTATAAACATTAATAAACGTAGCATTTTAAAAACTTTTGAAATTATTATGTTTAGTATGATATAATTAGCCATATTATCATGATTTTATTACTATAAACAAGCATACTACATTCCCTATTTTGATGTAATTAACTTGATTACAATCCAATCTGAATACCAAAAGTAATAGTCCTAAGAGGCGGTAAGGTGGCAGAATATCCAGTTTCAGGATCGGCGCCAACAAAGTTTGTAAACGTATAAAGGTTTTGTGTGTTTATATAAAATCTAGCATACTGAACTTTTCGCTTAGCACACCAAGCTTGAGGTACTCCCCAAGAAAACGAAACATTTTTAATTCTCAAATATGTACAATTCATATAATTACCATCACTTGCTCC
This window of the Chitinophaga sancti genome carries:
- a CDS encoding ISL3 family transposase, with the translated sequence MDDLTNNSLKELKSFAKGLLPDLTAVVNAISLTWSNRQVEGQINKLKTIKRQMYGRALIYCENA
- a CDS encoding RagB/SusD family nutrient uptake outer membrane protein; translated protein: MANYIILNIIISKVFKMLRLLMFIALVMLWSSCSKLVEVDPPYTNINKDNVFNNDATASATLTHIYGIFSTYNQVTDVSVSTLYAYAGLLADELTLFNKSLSTYNTFYTNSLNADISTGVWSLNYSIIFAANSAIEGLSSNQLLTKSTQQQLLGEAKFVRAFCYFYLVNLYGKVPLVISTDPLVNQILGRQDVDKIYSQMIADLSDAEELLSEDFRSGNVSISTDQRVRPSKWAAKALLSRVYLYHKDYLLSEQLATEVINESSLFQLDSLDNVFLINSKESIWQLQNVFNTQGNTGEGNLFILPSGGPNSSKYPIYLSHHVVESFEEGDQRKTHWTDTVMDKSGNVYYYAKKYKSGAQTSPGQNSEYETVFRLGEQYLIRAEARVQLNRFEEGKSDLNTIRKRAGLSNFMNLTKDSLLEAILHERQVELFTEWGHRWFDLRRMGKINEVMQSVTSEKGGTWSENWAYWPLSKSELVADYNLVQNIGY